TAAGGAAGAAATTAGTAAGGAATAAATTTCTGGAGTTACTAGGATTGCTTGATCAGTTGGTTTTGTGATGTAAAGCAAGGGAAGTCTTTGAGCTCTAGCAAGGCATCACTGTAGGGACCCTAGCCAGCAACATATGATATAAAGTATACTCATTTATGAATTTGCATTCCTAATTTTATCTCCTAGGAGAGTTGCTAAATAACCACATCATCATATCTCCAACAATTCTCAAATATATAGATAACAAGGGAAAAAAACCCGAATTCCACTCACAGAAGACGGCTTATGAATCCTGTTTTCCACTTTCCAAGCTGAAGAGGTTGCGCGAATGTTGTATGGACACGTTAGGATGCTATGCATACTGAACATTCTTCGAGTATGAATATGAAGTAATCCAAGTAAATCTACAGTTTTGTTGTTAAGTTAAGTCTGCTGAAGAAATAGACCATATTCCTTCAAGTTAGTCAAAGCTGATAAGACAGTTTGTAAAGAAAGAATTTTCTGTTTAAAAGGGATCATTTTTAACAGGTAGATTTTACTTGAAGGCTGCTAGATCCTCCAGGAACTTGTGCTATTGTAAAAAGCATAAGAGGATGGTTTACAAAATTGTGTTTACTCTCTTTTCCTCTACATTATTGCcttttctattttattatcACAGATATCCTACTCTTgttctattaaaatttattcaCACAAAAAAGCGGAATAAATAGATCATTTTTTTAGGATTAAAAGGAGCACAGACAGATACATTGAATCATGACAGCATTATAACTAAAGGAAGATGCTTTCTGCAGTATCAAGTTATATGAAAGTATACCAGTTTTGCACTTGATAATAATTTAAGTACACAGTTAGTCAAATTGTCACCATTTGGATAGTAAGTGTCAGCAAAATTGTAGCAGTGCAAAAGAATTAGACTATTAAGattgtcatcagagtttgattacTGCAGAAATGGCAGTGAAAGAACCTCGGAGTTCTGATACAATGTGCCCGAAGGCCTTGCATTTGAATCCAAATTAAGAACCAGAATTCAACCATGCGTActcttttaaattttcaattgaaaTCTTTTAGTTGATTGTATTTGCTGTTTGCAGACGCAGGAGTGCATCCACCCCTAGTATATGTAGTTTACTTGTTCATGTCAAaacatttgaatttaatcaCGAAACTAGAAATATCATTGAAGTCTAATCACTATCGGTATTTCTCTTAATGCAAGCTCAAAGCAGTTTCACCAGAGTGCTTCCAATAGGGTATTAGTTCTCCCATTGAAAATTGCTTCTTTTGTTTGGAAATATAGAAAACCAAATCGTTGCAGGCCAGATTTAGACACCATTTCTGGTTCTTTCATTTCCCTTTATTAGCTAACAAATTGTCTTATGGTAAATCTAAATGTAATGCTATCAAGTATCAACCACTTTCATTTGGATTGATATAAAGGATATTATTTCTGCGTCGCCCCTTATCTACATAGCGATGCTTCCAACATGATTAAGTTAATAATCTTCGTTTCTTCTAATTTCTGTTTCTCCTCTCCATCTTTGCGCATGAGCCCTTCTGGTACTGCAATGGTAGATAAAAATGGTTCAAGATTCCGTCTGTCTGCAAAGCCAGTAATTATTTTTGCTCATTTGCTGGTCATTGTAGTAACTACCCTTATACTTGTTTGGCTCCTGAACTTTCGGGAAGGCATTGCATTCAGATCCAGGACTAAAGAGAAAATCTTTAATGTATTCTTCAGACATCACTGCAAAATATTagtgatattttataattttgttcaaGTTTTAATTTTCCTGGAATTTATTTCTTTCCATTTCTTCTGCTCAGCTGCATCCCCTTCTGATGACTATCGGGTTTGTTTTGGTAGCTGGAGAAGGTAAGATATCATTAGTTGAGTTTATGGCTGCCATGGTTCAACTTCAACTAATCTCTAAATTTTCAATTGAGAATGTTTTTGTTTAGACATATAAGCAAATCTAACCTTGTATATTTGCTTCTGAATTAGCAATCATGACTTCTAAGACAGTCCCCTCAGAAAGAGCAAGGAAAACATTTCACTTGATCTTGCACTGTGTTGCGCTAGTAGCTGGTACTACTGGTATTTATGCAGCTTTCAAATTCCATAATGAGCTTTCGTTGCCAAATACTTTACATTCCTGGATTGGCATGTCCACAATTTGCTTATTCGGCTTGCAGGTACTCTATGCTCGAGAACATCTAGTTCAGGTCACAATTGCAATCTCTGCATGAGTGACAGACTGACAGCCTAGCTTGATCATCTATATCAATAAATGACACCTGACATCCGTGGTCTTAATATTATTTCATCATTTCTTGTGTCAGTTTCTGTTAGGCGTATACTCGTTCATGTTTCCGGGTGCTAATTCAGGAGCCAGTTCCAGAACGACGAAGTGGCACAGGTTTGTTAGCATCTTCATTTTCCTGATGGCAATAATATCAGCAGAAACTGGCCTGGTGGAGAAATTTAACATCTTAGGTCTACCGCATGACCAAGAAGATTCGCTCATGAATATTACTGTACTATTAATCCTACTCTCTGGAGTTGCAGTTTTCCTTAGAACAAGATTAAGCAAGGTGCAGGTGATCAGTGTCATAGTCATTTTCTTGTTGGCAACAACATCTGtagaatttaaaagattcacCCCGCAAGATCTGCTGCGTCGCCAAGAAGCTGTGATAATGAACTTCACTGGAAAAATGATTCAACTCTTTGGCGTTGCAGTTTGTCTTGCAGTCATTCTTCCCAGACCTCACCAGCAGTCTATTATAACTAAACAACTGTAATAATAGTTGACTGGAATTAGCAAAGATCTTTAAAGACTCAGTCATATATAGATTTTagtgaaaaatcaaaaaaatattatacttctgTTAAGAAAAAGAGACTTGTTCCAAAATGTCAACATAAGAACAAGGAAAcaatgataaataaaaataataccaAAATTTTGGTAAGTCGCAGACTTGCGATCAGCATCACttaaaaaagaaacataaatCAGTTACACCCCCTGTTGCTTTGCGTTCTCCATTCTCTCCAATAAGCTTGCAATATCAGTGTTATAATACAATATGATCCTGATAAATCTTTCTACCAATACCTTGAGGTTTTgagagaattggtcacttaaagATCAGCTTGCATCCTCAATTTCATCAGTTTCATCTTGTACTAATCAGCGTATGAATTCGTGAAATTTTGAGGTACTCCGTTCTTTTCTCCGCCTTCTCTCAGTTTCTTGCAAACACAGTTTAGCTAGCTGCGAGATCTATAATAGACAAACTAATGATCTTTGTTACATATAACGGTACGTGTCAGTAAAGAGCCTCGGAGTTCTGATATACTGTACATGAAGGCCTTGCATTAGAATCCAACATCAAGAACCAAATCAAATCACTGCAGGCCAGGTTCATACACCATTTCTGGTTTTCTCATTTAGCTTTATTAGCTAACTAATTGTCGTATTGACACCATCTTCATTCATGCAATCAAGTATCAACCACTTTCACTTGGACTGATACAAGGTGCACTACTTCTGCAAATCCCCTCGTCTACATAGCGATGCTTCCAACATAATAAAGTTTATCACCTTTGTTTCAGTTTCTTTCTCTTTCGGCTTTCTCATGCGCCCTTCTGGTACCGCAATGGCAGCTAAAACTGGTTCAAGAATCCGTATGTCCGCGACACCATTGATTATTTTTGCTCATTTGCTGGTCATTGCAGTGACCATCCTTATACTTGTTTGGCTCCTCAGCTTCCGGGAAGGCATTGCATTTGAATCCAGAAGTAAAGAGAAGATCTTTAATGTACATTTCCATAAACATCTATACAATATACTAATGATATCTTAAACCTGGTTTCTAGTTATAAACTtccaaaatatttctttttatttcttcTGCTCAGCTGCATCCGCTTTTAATGGCTATCGGGTTTGTTTTGGTAGCAGGAGAAGGTAAGATGTCAGTAGCCATGGTTCTAAATTTCATCATATCGTATTAGGCTCTACTTCTAACACGTTAAGATTTTGATTGTCTAGTATGGCACGAGAACCTTGACAAGAGCAAAACTAACCGTgtatgatttgattttgaatcagcACTCATGACTTATAAGACAGTCCCAGAAGGAAGAGGGCGCGAAAGATTTTACTTGATCTTGCATTGTGTTGCACTAGTAGCTGGAACTATCGGAATTTATGCAGCTTTCAAATTTCACAATGAGCTTTCGATGCCAAATATGAATACTTTTCATTCCTGGATTGGCATGTCTACCTTTTGCCTCTTCGGCTCGCAGGTACTACTCCTATGCTCAAGAACATCTAGTTCAGGTCTCAACTCACAACTGCAATCTCTGCTAACTAATCAACTTTAACAGGCTGACAGCCTAGTTTGATCCATAGTCTTAATATCGTTACATATTTCTTGTGTCAGTTTCTGTTGGGCGTATACTCGTTCATGTTTCCCAGTGCAGACGCAAGGGCCAGGTCCAGAACAACGAAGAGACATATGTTCTTTAGCGTAGTCGTTTTCCTGATGGCAATAATATCAGCAGAAACTGGCCTGGTGGAGAGATTTACCTTCTTAGGACTACCTCACAGACAAAAAGATTTAATAATGAGTTTTACCGGACATTTAATTCTACTCTCTGGAGCTGCGGTTATTGTTAGAACAAGATCAAGAATGGTGCAGGCTTTAGTTTGCACAGTCATCTTCTTGTCGGCGATACTATCTGCAGAATTTGAGACAGTCACCCACTTAACCTTGCGGCGTCGCCAGGAAGCTgcaataataaataatactgGAATATTGATTCTACTCTATGGGGTTGCAGTTTGTCTCGCACTAATTCTTCCGGGACATCAGTAGCAGTCTAttataacaaaacaaaacaaaatgtaACCGTTCTCCCCTTTGTCTATGTATTCTCCTACTAATGTCTCTCCTTCGTTTTTGTTCTATTCTCCTATCAATCAATTAGAATTAGCAACGTTCTTAAAAGACCTGGTAACTATTGTCTACACTAGTACGGGGTTATAGGTTCAACCTGTCCAGCATATTAAAAGGTTCAAGCACCAAATACTGCAACATGTTAACTGTAACTACCGAAATGCATTTAGCAAATACTACAAGTAAACTGTAGCCACCGAGATGCATTTAGCTCATAGAATGAACAACAGAACAAATATATCTTAATCTAGTCCATAATGCATAATGTGACAAGGTGTGCCATTTAAGTGTATGGCATCTGTGTAAAGTTACTATCAGATAACTATTCTGGCAAAATTTTGCTAAAATACCAGAAATATATACAGACAACAAGAATTCTGAATTTTCTACAGAGCTGCTGAAAATCTTAAACTCCATCATGCAAAGATATTCAAGGAAGACAATTTGTTACCCCAAACTAAAGAAGGAGAAGGGAAGGATTCCCTGGCAGTCAGACAATGACAGAGTGTTTGATGAAAAAATTGAACATGATCATGCGAAGAGATTTAATGTAAACAGTTAAAACCAACTACAAACAGAAAACTGTGCCAGGGCCAGGGCCTTAGGGTGATGAAAAAACCAACGCAATTTGAAACCAAAATCCAACCACCCGTTTGTGTATGAAATCCAGAAACAAACCAAAATCCAACCACCCATTTTTGTATGAAATCCAGAAACAAACCAAATCCAAAACGTCAACATAAATAACAAGGAAAGACAGATAAATAAAAGCGATACCAAATTTCTAGGAAGTTATGATCGGCACCactttaaaaggaaaaaaaagacaGTTACACCCACTGTTGCTTTGTGTTCTCCATTCTCTCCAATAAGCCTGCAATATCAGCTTGCATCCTTAATTTCATCTTGTAGTAATCAAGGTGCGAATTCTCCAAAACCTTGAGGTCCTCCATCTTTTTCCTCCGCTTTTCCTCAGTTTCTTGTAAACACAGTTTAGCTAACTTCTCCGAGTACTCTTCTTCCAACTTCTCATTCTTCATTCTAACCATCCTTCTATACCCTTCTGCTTCCTTCCTTGCCTCGTCGGCCTTACTCTGGAACATTCTGGCTTCTGCGTCCTTAACTCGCACCACACTTTCTAAGCTTTCAAATCCATCTTTCTTAGGTAACTTTACAGACCATTCATCTTCAATTATTTTCTCACTCATGAAAGAATTTTTCAGATCATTTTGAAGGAGATTGTGTGGCATCATATCTTGCCTTCCACTTGAAGAGCCTGTGTTGTAGAAAGATGACTTTGGAGGGAGAGAATTTGATAATGAAAGAGGGGTCGCATCCTTTCTGAGGATGCCTTGAAGTGAAATTAAATCCTTTGAGGCGTCTGTAGAAGCATGACGACTGGCCATGCTTTCTGCATCTATTAATAAAGCAAAAACCAGGTTACACTTTTTTGTGTTTGTAAAAggaaagataaagaaaataaaCGAAATTGAAATACAAAACACAGCTAGAAACACATTAAGGGTTAAGGGGTACTGCACACATAACCAAAACAATATGGAATGACAAACATATAAGCACCCTCCACCCTGCATTTGATATCaggatattttatatattttgactaaaaCTAGAAGGTAATATACTGCACACATAACCAAAACAATATGGAATGACAAACATATAAACACCCTCTACCCTGCATTTGACATCaggatattttatatattttggctAAAACTAGAAGGTAATATATATAGCCTTGTGCGACATATAATCACTTGACCATTTATGTTTAAACATAGAAAAATGACTAGGCAATTATATTTACTATGATAATCTTCTGGATAGGAATCAGTTATTTCATATTCTTTTCAAATTCCCATCCATTATTTTACAACATAGTCTTCCACTGACATCAATTGATTAGGTTAGTAGTAACCTCCTGTTTTGTATCAATAGGTCTTAATCAAAAAACCAAAGCAAACACATGTACTTCATCAGCCAGCTTCCAACCATAATAAGCATTAAAATTCCAGTTAACTTGCTAAAAATAAGCTAGTCATCCGCTTGCAGAACAAAGCACATTATCACATTAATTATAGAATTTCCGAAAAGTTTTAGACACACAAAAGGATAACGTCAGTATGTATTagttctttttcttatttattattaaaactgaTAAAAGGAATAATAAAACTTCGCTTGAATACTTACTATTGAAAAACTGAAAGATGAAATTGCAGACATCTGAAGGAGACATTATCTTATTCTCAAGCTTCGATAGCATCTCGTCAGCCCTCCTGTGCAACTCCTTGCCCTTCAAATCTTCACTTCCCCTAAACACTTTACTAACACAATCAAGTTCTTTCACCAAAGTCTCCGGAGCCCAGGCCTTG
This genomic window from Daucus carota subsp. sativus chromosome 7, DH1 v3.0, whole genome shotgun sequence contains:
- the LOC108194423 gene encoding probable ascorbate-specific transmembrane electron transporter 2, whose amino-acid sequence is MTSKTVPSERARKTFHLILHCVALVAGTTGIYAAFKFHNELSLPNTLHSWIGMSTICLFGLQAYTRSCFRVLIQEPVPERRSGTVSFSFGFLMRPSGTAMAAKTGSRIRMSATPLIIFAHLLVIAVTILILVWLLSFREGIAFESRSKEKIFNLHPLLMAIGFVLVAGEALMTYKTVPEGRGRERFYLILHCVALVAGTIGIYAAFKFHNELSMPNMNTFHSWIGMSTFCLFGSQFLLGVYSFMFPSADARARSRTTKRHMFFSVVVFLMAIISAETGLVERFTFLGLPHRQKDLIMSFTGHLILLSGAAVIVRTRSRMVQALVCTVIFLSAILSAEFETVTHLTLRRRQEAAIINNTGILILLYGVAVCLALILPGHQ